The genomic window ttaaattaacataaattcaatttttggtttttagtTTGTATTCTGCTTTGTTTAGGTTATGACACtcttataaaacattaaatatacaatattattattttgacggAATATGAACCGGGTGTAGgcaatgatatttattaatacgacGTGAATCATCTTATGTATTCTgcaaatctattatttttatgagaaaataattagaaatttatttaaaaacatttttaggtattaaaacctaatagattttattataaaaattcttgaatccTCATCAACTtttctcataaaataatatattaattatggttcacaaaaactttttccatattcaataatattgacCATATTCCTgtcataaattgttaaaattaattaaagagagtGAAGAGACATATCgtcatattttcttttgtattccAGGCACAGACTTATATATACATAGCTTGAGTCCTGTCCATAGAGATAATATAGATAATTAGATAGAGAAcactagcctgtaagtggatgcgatatgcaCAGCGAGAAAGAAGACTCGTAGTGAGTTCTCCTGCGTCCTTGTTATAATCATATGTATATTGATACTTATTATACACGTATTAGACAAAGACACAGGAGAACTCACTGACAATCTTCTCTCTCGCTACACATATCACAAATACTTCTCTATCTGTATTACCTCTATGGTCCTGACATACAGAAAGTGGATATacagataataccatagagctacAAAGTCACCGCCAAACGGTTGATCGCAGTAAAGAGAGACAGATAAAGTAGACACGTATAGCTGTTTTCGCCTCTCTTATACGCCTACTATTCTCTCTTTTCCTACATCTCTCATGACGGTCAAGAAAGAAAAATTCACTTATTGCATTTCCTGTGTGTATGAAAGAGCTAGAGAGAGATTCCTGCTCGACCGTGAGGCGTAACTGACTCTTGACTATCTAGGTCGATTTTCTGAATCAGAGGGCATTAAGTACTTTGTTTTTCCCTCTAAGATTTTTATGtcgaaattttctatttcatgTTAACGTGGTTACAGTTCTATGGTATTATCTTTATACAGAAAGCAGCCGATTAATGCTCTATATCATTTACCATGTAGTTAAACGCCactattagttaaaaaattgctACTTTTACTACCTATATTTTCTGTTTTCGATCCAATGCCCGAGCGTAAAATGAATGTTAAAACCTATTAATATTCTAGCTATAGAATAATAAAACCTGACGAAATCTAGCTTATTGTATTCTTTGCTTATGCTCATTGGTCTCCTCTATCTTATTCTCTCTGGGTGAAAATTTAAAcgtcatttttatttcatttcacatGCCAAACTTCAAACACACGAGATTTACACTTAACCTAAAATTTTCTATCAACTtcgcaaatatttttcattaaaatgggaAAATTAGATGTTACAATATTGAGATATTTAACGTACGATGATTTTCGAGTATTAACAGCGGTTAGTTCATAATATACCACAGcttgtatacaaatttacgataataataatatataaattttaggtTGAAATGGGTATGAAGAATCACGAACTTGTACCAGGATCGTTGGTTGTATcaattgcaaatttaaaacatggtggtgttcataaattattaatggaTTTATGTAAGAAACGTTTATTGAGCTACGAACGTGGAAAACATTGTtagtattttattgttattacttttCAACCTTGTTAACAAATACAGTTTTAGAACCTAATGGCTGGCTCCAGCCGCTGTGAACCATAATCAGAAGAAAGATAGTACTGGCACctcatgtattttaaaaacagaaatgcaTTAGCACTAAATAATGAGCGCTCAATATATTAACTGAGCGTCCTTCTCAGCTAAATCAGTCAGCGGTGCAAGAATTGGCGTTTGGAGAGTGAATTTTAGGTCCACTGAATTTgagtatttcttttcttatttaaattaggtAGGAATGAAGTACTTCTAGCATCTGAGAGAtgttaagattttaaaattaacaattttcacCTGTAAAGAAGTGCACTGGTAAATGAGGTCAGGTGCCATGTGTACTTCATTCCTACATAGTTTCAAtacgaaaagaaatattcaaaatccaaCCCACAGTAATAGTAATAGCAAAATCTAGTCGAATGTATGATGCTTGCCAACGACCAGCCAGATTTTTCTGTTGTTTGTGGCTGTATATATGCCCCTTATCATTGGCAAACTGTAAAGAATTGTCTATTAAATGACTAACTTTAAATTTACAGATGATGGATACAGATTAACAAATTCAGGGTACGATTACCTTGCACTAAAAGCGTTAACAGCACGTGATGTAGTTTCAACATTTGGTAATCAAATCGGTGTTGGAAAAGAAAGTAATATTTACACAGTTGGTGATCCAGATGGCAACACATTATGTTTAAAACTACATAGATTAGGACGTACatgttttagaaatatcaaaGACAAAAGAGATTATCATCAACATAGGCACAAAGCATCATGGTTATATCTATCACGTATTTCAGCAACTAAAGAATTTGCGTACATGAAAGCATTACATGAAAGAGGATTTCCAGTTCCAAAACCAATTGATTTTAACAGGCATTGTGTGATTATGGAATTAATTGAGGGTGCTCCATTGATTAATGTTGCTGAAGTTGATAATGTTGAAGATCTGTACGATGAATTAATGAATTTAGTTGTTCGCTTAGCTGATTGTGGTGTTATTCATGGCGATTTTAATGAATTCAATATTATGTTAACCAA from Chrysoperla carnea chromosome 2, inChrCarn1.1, whole genome shotgun sequence includes these protein-coding regions:
- the LOC123291435 gene encoding serine/threonine-protein kinase RIO2, which translates into the protein MGKLDVTILRYLTYDDFRVLTAVEMGMKNHELVPGSLVVSIANLKHGGVHKLLMDLCKKRLLSYERGKHYDGYRLTNSGYDYLALKALTARDVVSTFGNQIGVGKESNIYTVGDPDGNTLCLKLHRLGRTCFRNIKDKRDYHQHRHKASWLYLSRISATKEFAYMKALHERGFPVPKPIDFNRHCVIMELIEGAPLINVAEVDNVEDLYDELMNLVVRLADCGVIHGDFNEFNIMLTNEGKPIIIDFPQMISTSHANAEMYFNRDVNCIREYFKRRYNYESELAPQFQDISRSDNLDVEIACSGFTKDMNFIDDDEILLDKTNECETTNDDSSDEDQKEIIDNKKDVTSTNIQEYSNLIKQLSINHKESHANNEDDCESFKSCSSDAEYIDDAKSVRSVSTTATIAPEVIKNRIKKSLVQRDRKSRKPVVKGEASAVTRSRRANKDTIKQSTGIWGWE